The Hymenobacter chitinivorans DSM 11115 genome window below encodes:
- a CDS encoding LLM class flavin-dependent oxidoreductase: MPDHSSRVPVSILDLAAITEGATPADTFRNSLDLARHAEQWGYQRYWLAEHHNMASIASSATAVLIGHIAGGTSTIRVGSGGIMLPNHAPLVVAEQFGTLASLYPGRIDLGLGRAPGTDPTTARALRRDTLGAGTDFPDQVQELQQYLSAENRVNKVRAVPGEGLDIPIWLLGSSTYSAQLAGMLGLPFAFASHFAPTHLQAALHLYRSSFQPSEHLQKPYAAACVNVILADTDEQAQQLATSFHQFALNIIRGTSRPLQAPVPSMDGLWNEMEEEAVQHMMAYSFIGSPATVQKQLQYFLGATQVDELLAVAHIYDHAARLRSYELLAEISKW, encoded by the coding sequence ATGCCTGACCATAGCTCCCGAGTACCCGTTTCCATTCTTGACCTGGCCGCCATTACCGAAGGCGCCACGCCCGCCGATACTTTCCGCAACAGCCTGGACCTAGCCCGCCACGCCGAGCAGTGGGGCTACCAGCGCTACTGGCTGGCTGAGCACCACAACATGGCCAGCATTGCCAGCTCGGCCACGGCGGTACTCATCGGCCACATTGCCGGCGGCACTTCCACTATTCGGGTGGGCTCGGGCGGCATTATGCTGCCCAACCACGCCCCGTTGGTGGTGGCCGAGCAGTTTGGCACCCTGGCCTCGCTCTACCCCGGCCGCATCGACCTGGGTCTGGGCCGCGCCCCGGGCACCGACCCCACCACGGCCCGGGCCCTGCGCCGCGACACGCTCGGCGCCGGCACCGATTTCCCCGACCAGGTCCAGGAACTACAGCAGTACTTGTCCGCAGAAAACCGGGTGAACAAGGTGCGGGCCGTGCCCGGCGAAGGGCTGGATATTCCCATCTGGCTGCTGGGCTCCAGCACCTACAGCGCCCAGCTGGCGGGCATGCTGGGCTTACCCTTTGCCTTTGCCAGCCACTTTGCCCCCACCCACCTGCAAGCCGCCCTGCACCTCTACCGCTCTTCCTTCCAACCCTCCGAGCACTTGCAAAAGCCCTACGCTGCGGCCTGCGTCAACGTCATCCTGGCCGATACCGACGAGCAGGCCCAGCAGCTGGCCACGTCCTTTCACCAGTTTGCCCTGAACATCATCCGCGGCACTTCCCGCCCTTTGCAGGCCCCGGTACCCAGCATGGACGGCTTGTGGAATGAAATGGAGGAAGAAGCCGTGCAGCATATGATGGCCTATTCGTTTATTGGCTCCCCGGCCACGGTGCAGAAGCAGCTGCAGTACTTTCTGGGCGCCACCCAGGTCGATGAGTTGCTGGCCGTGGCCCACATCTACGACCACGCGGCCCGCCTGCGCTCCTACGAGCTGCTGGCCGAGATTAGCAAGTGGTAG
- a CDS encoding SIMPL domain-containing protein — translation MPRLFHFAAPILVLAGLASCQSGPAATAMPRQVKSVGYGSVTVYPDYAVLTVDAAFTRPRLKDAVAEVQGVVDQVLALSKRYAPGPDDVRVSSTSSNKEFTYARGKEVFAGFNSTQSVTVRITDLKRLTPYLEELLATRISRIKDLSYGHTRADSLRREADVLALRDAAKTADKMCAALNVKRGAVLEASDSSSPESSSGGYGQSADIELYGKGFGGRGFKTTPELLHFNSSCSLVSALE, via the coding sequence ATGCCCCGTCTTTTCCACTTCGCAGCTCCTATCCTTGTTCTTGCCGGCCTGGCTTCCTGCCAGTCGGGGCCCGCGGCCACGGCCATGCCCCGGCAGGTGAAAAGCGTAGGCTACGGCAGCGTCACGGTGTACCCCGACTATGCCGTGCTGACCGTGGATGCGGCCTTTACCCGGCCCCGGCTCAAGGATGCCGTAGCCGAGGTGCAGGGCGTCGTAGACCAAGTGCTGGCGCTGTCGAAGCGCTACGCGCCGGGACCCGACGACGTGCGGGTGAGCAGCACTTCGTCGAACAAGGAATTCACCTACGCACGGGGCAAGGAGGTATTCGCCGGCTTCAACTCCACGCAGTCCGTCACGGTGCGCATCACCGATTTGAAGCGGCTGACGCCGTACCTGGAAGAGCTGCTGGCCACCCGCATCAGCCGCATCAAGGACCTGAGCTACGGCCACACCCGGGCCGACAGCCTGCGCCGCGAGGCCGATGTGCTGGCCCTGCGGGACGCGGCCAAAACCGCCGACAAGATGTGCGCGGCCCTGAACGTGAAGCGCGGGGCGGTGCTCGAAGCCAGCGACTCGTCGAGCCCCGAAAGCAGCTCCGGCGGCTACGGCCAATCGGCCGACATCGAATTGTATGGCAAGGGCTTCGGGGGCCGGGGCTTCAAAACCACGCCCGAACTGCTGCACTTCAATAGTTCTTGCAGCCTGGTATCGGCGCTGGAGTAA
- a CDS encoding T9SS type A sorting domain-containing protein, whose protein sequence is MRNSLLTLGLTLGLAVSSAYAQTPSWQGGAQNVNPAPTNDTESQALAISADASGNAYVGGTLTNGRGSGVPGVRSFGSTVLTNAGNGFGTGFIGKLSTSQQWQWAVPVSNNGEGTYITHTAATPAGDVYASGFIEELGNTTLKVGSLTQAVTATYGAYFTRLNTSGQPQWIAVASLSGATSTSSVSVVSMNWDATNGNLVVVGEYEGGAMVFGSTTLPSAPKGGIFVAKLSAAGQWLSAVGVAATGASANLNVDAAAAGYQGQVAVSFSLTNGSIALGSLSVTSSSSADEKNTVAQLSSTGQWQWLAQPQGVTASFELDDLTYDRNGNIWTMGSASTGAQLGTSTIPANSEEFVARLTSAGQWGAVGNIVRQTSGPGFAIGSQITADAQGNVLVAGDLEYRTNNDTYAFGSTTLSTAGSTRNFMARFSPAGQWQFAQLSPASPTAAASSNYTVEDMTLDGIGNLLTAGRIRRGSVTFDVTTLTGSQGGDAYVAKLANAGVLTVRQAANAAPLALYPNPTPSGAAFTLRLSAATTGTQAVVLRDALGRVARQVTLVAGQSSASISTAGLTPGLYLVEAGASRAQVVVE, encoded by the coding sequence ATGCGCAACTCCTTACTCACTCTAGGCCTGACCCTTGGTCTGGCAGTTTCCTCGGCTTACGCCCAAACGCCCTCCTGGCAGGGCGGCGCCCAAAACGTCAACCCAGCGCCCACCAACGACACCGAGTCGCAGGCCCTGGCTATCAGCGCCGATGCCAGCGGCAACGCCTACGTGGGCGGTACCCTTACCAACGGCCGCGGCAGCGGGGTACCGGGCGTCCGCAGCTTCGGCTCCACGGTGCTGACCAACGCCGGCAACGGCTTCGGCACGGGCTTTATCGGTAAGCTTTCGACTTCCCAGCAGTGGCAGTGGGCTGTGCCGGTGAGCAACAATGGGGAAGGTACCTACATTACCCATACCGCTGCCACGCCGGCCGGCGACGTGTACGCCAGCGGCTTTATCGAAGAGCTAGGTAACACCACGCTTAAAGTAGGCAGCCTGACCCAGGCCGTAACGGCTACCTACGGGGCTTACTTCACCCGCCTCAACACCAGCGGCCAGCCCCAGTGGATAGCCGTGGCCTCGCTCAGCGGTGCTACCTCCACCAGCTCGGTTTCGGTTGTCAGCATGAACTGGGACGCTACCAACGGCAATTTGGTCGTAGTAGGCGAGTACGAAGGCGGAGCCATGGTCTTCGGTAGCACTACGCTGCCCAGCGCGCCCAAAGGCGGTATTTTTGTGGCCAAGCTGAGTGCGGCGGGCCAGTGGCTGAGCGCCGTGGGCGTAGCCGCGACGGGAGCTTCGGCCAACTTGAATGTTGATGCCGCAGCCGCGGGCTACCAAGGCCAGGTAGCGGTGAGCTTTAGCCTTACGAACGGCAGCATTGCGTTAGGTAGTCTCTCCGTTACTTCGTCGTCATCGGCCGACGAGAAGAACACGGTAGCCCAGCTCAGCAGCACCGGGCAGTGGCAGTGGCTGGCCCAGCCTCAGGGCGTAACGGCCAGCTTTGAGCTCGACGACTTGACCTACGACCGGAACGGCAACATCTGGACGATGGGCAGTGCCAGCACCGGGGCCCAGTTGGGTACCAGCACTATTCCGGCCAACAGCGAGGAGTTTGTGGCCCGCCTGACTTCGGCCGGGCAGTGGGGTGCCGTCGGCAACATCGTGCGTCAGACCTCGGGACCCGGCTTCGCCATTGGCTCCCAGATTACGGCCGATGCCCAGGGTAACGTGCTTGTGGCCGGCGACCTGGAATATCGTACCAACAACGACACGTACGCCTTCGGTAGCACTACGCTCTCCACGGCCGGCAGCACCCGCAACTTTATGGCCCGCTTCAGCCCGGCCGGCCAGTGGCAGTTTGCTCAACTTTCGCCCGCCAGCCCCACGGCTGCTGCCAGCAGCAATTACACCGTGGAAGACATGACTCTCGACGGTATCGGCAACCTGCTGACCGCCGGCCGCATCCGCCGCGGCAGCGTCACGTTTGACGTCACCACGCTGACCGGCTCGCAGGGCGGAGATGCCTACGTGGCCAAGCTCGCCAACGCCGGCGTACTCACGGTGCGCCAGGCTGCCAACGCCGCCCCGCTGGCTTTGTACCCCAACCCCACGCCGTCGGGCGCCGCCTTCACGTTACGTTTGTCGGCCGCCACTACCGGCACCCAGGCCGTGGTCCTGCGTGATGCCCTGGGCCGGGTAGCCCGCCAGGTGACGCTGGTCGCCGGACAGTCTTCCGCCTCCATTTCGACGGCGGGCCTGACGCCGGGCCTCTACCTGGTGGAAGCCGGCGCCAGCCGGGCCCAGGTAGTGGTGGAATAG
- a CDS encoding SRPBCC family protein yields MHVTLRTPVAQSPAQVFAGFTRELFLALAPPFPRLKLHRFDGCQRGDRVEIELVSGPLRQRWTSLITDHGVQPDGTHFFIDEGQILPAPLRFWRHRHLIEPGPGGGSVIVDALEFRTASRMLDALLYPLMWAQFAYRKPIYRRVFA; encoded by the coding sequence ATGCACGTCACCCTTCGCACGCCCGTGGCCCAGTCGCCCGCTCAGGTGTTTGCCGGCTTCACCCGGGAGCTGTTTCTGGCCCTGGCCCCGCCGTTTCCCCGGCTGAAGCTCCACCGCTTCGACGGCTGCCAGCGTGGCGACCGGGTGGAGATTGAGCTCGTCAGCGGGCCGCTGCGCCAGCGTTGGACCAGCCTTATTACCGACCACGGCGTGCAGCCCGACGGCACTCATTTCTTCATCGACGAGGGCCAGATCCTGCCCGCCCCGCTACGGTTTTGGCGGCACCGCCACCTCATCGAGCCCGGCCCCGGGGGCGGCAGCGTCATTGTGGATGCCCTGGAGTTTCGCACGGCTTCCCGCATGCTCGACGCGCTGCTTTACCCGCTCATGTGGGCCCAGTTTGCTTACCGCAAGCCCATTTACCGGCGCGTATTCGCCTAA
- a CDS encoding class I SAM-dependent rRNA methyltransferase translates to MPAIVTLKPGKDQSLRRRHPWVFSGAIGRMQGEVLEGEVVMVQAANGEVLGMGHYAPGSIAVRMLDFGTEAQLPDAAFWESRIRNAYELRKGLQLTGQGNTNVYRLAHAEGDGLPGLIIDVYGDVAVVQAHSAGMYKARPLIAAALQAVIPGLRAIYDKSAETVPAKAAPGAQNGYLFGESNGQEHIVHENGHPFAVDWETGQKTGFFIDQRDNRSLLARYAPGRRVLNTFCYTGGFSSYALQAGAELVHSVDSSKRAIELTERNAALTGLESKHEAYAQDVFSFLKDRHNQYDLIVLDPPAFAKHLSARHNALMGYKRLNVAGIKQIAPGGLLFTFSCSQVVSAELFEGAVLAAAIEAGRPARILHRLTQPADHPVSLFHPEGEYLKGLVLAVE, encoded by the coding sequence ATGCCCGCCATTGTCACGCTCAAACCTGGTAAAGACCAATCCTTGCGCCGCCGCCACCCCTGGGTGTTTTCGGGCGCCATCGGCCGCATGCAGGGCGAGGTGCTGGAAGGCGAAGTGGTGATGGTGCAGGCCGCCAACGGCGAAGTGCTGGGCATGGGCCACTACGCCCCCGGCTCTATTGCCGTGCGCATGCTCGACTTCGGGACCGAGGCCCAGCTGCCCGACGCGGCCTTCTGGGAAAGCCGCATCCGCAATGCCTACGAGTTGCGCAAAGGCCTGCAACTCACCGGTCAGGGTAATACCAACGTGTACCGCCTGGCCCACGCCGAGGGCGACGGCCTGCCCGGCCTCATCATCGACGTGTACGGCGACGTGGCCGTGGTGCAGGCCCACAGCGCGGGCATGTACAAGGCCCGCCCGCTGATTGCGGCGGCATTGCAGGCCGTCATTCCGGGCTTGCGGGCCATTTACGACAAGAGTGCCGAAACCGTGCCCGCCAAGGCCGCGCCCGGCGCCCAGAACGGCTACCTGTTTGGGGAAAGCAACGGGCAGGAGCACATTGTGCACGAAAACGGCCACCCCTTCGCCGTGGATTGGGAAACGGGTCAGAAAACCGGCTTCTTCATCGACCAGCGCGACAACCGCAGCCTGCTGGCCCGCTACGCCCCCGGCCGCCGCGTGCTGAATACCTTTTGCTACACCGGCGGCTTCAGCTCCTACGCCCTGCAGGCCGGCGCCGAACTGGTGCATTCGGTGGACAGCTCCAAACGCGCCATTGAGCTGACCGAGCGCAACGCGGCCCTCACCGGCCTCGAAAGCAAGCACGAAGCCTACGCCCAGGACGTGTTCAGCTTCCTCAAGGACCGCCACAACCAGTACGACCTCATCGTACTCGACCCGCCGGCGTTTGCCAAGCACCTCTCGGCCCGCCACAACGCCCTGATGGGCTACAAGCGCCTGAACGTGGCCGGTATCAAGCAGATTGCCCCCGGCGGCCTGCTCTTCACCTTCAGCTGCTCCCAGGTTGTGTCGGCCGAGCTGTTTGAGGGCGCCGTGCTGGCGGCGGCCATCGAAGCCGGCCGCCCGGCCCGCATCCTGCACCGCCTCACCCAGCCCGCCGACCACCCCGTGAGCCTGTTCCACCCCGAGGGCGAATACCTGAAGGGCCTGGTGCTGGCCGTGGAATAA
- the crtD gene encoding 1-hydroxycarotenoid 3,4-desaturase CrtD, with amino-acid sequence MARKPKSSSSLKPAVAVIGAGIAGIAAALRLALKGHAVTVFEAQDTFGGKMYQFDLPGGYRFDAGPSLFTLPALVDELFRLAGRRPQDHFRYERLDPITQYFFADGTRLTAWADEEKFADEVEAKLGVPAAQVTQFLQRSGAAYQATESTFLHKSLHKLGTYLSKDVLGALAALPSLGLTGTMHQRHAKAFPDPRLVQLFDRFATYNGSDPYQAPATLSLIPHLEHGIGAFYPEGGIHSIARSLVELAEELGVEFRYQEPVEEILTAGGQVTGVRTARDIYDFGVVVSNMDVVPTYRRLLPTQPAPERTLGQPRSSSALIFYWGVARRFPELDLHNIFFSQDYRREFQAIFEEKTVSDDPTVYVNITAKKTPTDAPAGHENWFVMVNVPHNQGQDWDALIQKTRRAVLAKVGRALGTELEPLLRAEQVWDPRGIEQRTSSFGGALYGSSSNNALAAFLRHPNFSGKLQGLYFCGGSVHPGGGIPLSLLSAKIVADLIN; translated from the coding sequence TTGGCCCGCAAACCCAAGTCCAGCAGCTCCCTCAAGCCCGCCGTTGCCGTTATTGGGGCCGGTATTGCCGGTATTGCCGCCGCCCTGCGCCTGGCTTTGAAAGGCCACGCCGTGACGGTGTTTGAAGCCCAGGACACGTTTGGGGGCAAGATGTACCAGTTCGACCTGCCCGGTGGCTACCGCTTCGACGCCGGCCCCTCGCTCTTTACCCTGCCGGCCCTGGTGGATGAGCTGTTCCGGCTGGCCGGCCGCCGCCCCCAGGACCACTTCCGCTACGAGCGGCTCGACCCGATTACCCAGTACTTTTTCGCCGACGGCACCCGCCTCACCGCCTGGGCCGACGAGGAAAAGTTTGCTGACGAAGTCGAGGCCAAGCTGGGCGTGCCGGCGGCCCAGGTCACGCAATTTCTGCAACGCAGCGGCGCGGCTTACCAGGCCACCGAAAGCACGTTTCTGCATAAGTCCTTGCACAAGCTGGGTACTTACCTGAGCAAGGACGTGCTGGGCGCCCTGGCGGCCCTGCCCAGTCTGGGCCTGACGGGCACCATGCACCAGCGCCACGCCAAGGCCTTCCCTGACCCGCGCCTGGTGCAGCTCTTCGACCGGTTTGCCACCTACAACGGCTCCGACCCCTACCAGGCCCCGGCCACGCTGAGCCTTATTCCGCACCTGGAGCACGGCATCGGCGCATTTTACCCCGAAGGCGGCATTCACAGCATTGCCCGCAGCCTGGTAGAGCTGGCCGAGGAACTGGGCGTGGAATTCCGCTACCAGGAGCCAGTGGAGGAAATTCTGACGGCCGGCGGGCAGGTAACCGGGGTGCGCACGGCCCGGGACATCTACGATTTCGGCGTGGTCGTCAGCAACATGGACGTGGTGCCGACCTACCGCCGCCTGCTGCCCACCCAGCCCGCCCCCGAGCGGACCCTGGGCCAGCCCCGCTCGTCCTCGGCCCTGATTTTTTACTGGGGCGTGGCCCGCCGCTTCCCCGAGCTGGACCTGCACAACATCTTCTTCAGCCAGGATTACCGCCGGGAGTTCCAGGCCATTTTCGAGGAGAAAACCGTCAGCGACGACCCGACGGTGTACGTGAACATTACGGCCAAGAAAACGCCCACCGACGCCCCGGCCGGCCACGAAAACTGGTTTGTGATGGTGAACGTGCCCCACAACCAGGGCCAGGACTGGGACGCGCTGATCCAAAAGACCCGGCGGGCCGTACTGGCTAAAGTAGGCCGGGCCCTGGGCACGGAGCTGGAGCCCCTGCTGCGGGCCGAGCAGGTCTGGGACCCGCGCGGTATTGAGCAGCGCACTTCCTCCTTTGGCGGGGCCCTTTACGGCAGCTCCTCCAACAACGCGCTGGCGGCGTTTCTGCGCCACCCCAACTTTTCGGGGAAGCTGCAAGGACTGTACTTTTGCGGCGGCAGCGTCCACCCCGGCGGCGGAATTCCGCTGAGCCTGCTCTCGGCCAAGATTGTGGCTGATTTAATCAATTAG
- a CDS encoding carotenoid biosynthesis protein, with product MSASESTQHLPAPPVVPDTNPRRLRVAQGILLLFHVTGFLGLAFSKDPDFYLQFVPLNLLLTAVLLFAFQRDRGFAFLGFCITTMAVGFFVEVVGIQTGKLFGQYSYGATLGPKWLGVPLLIGLNWLMLTYMAGILARYLPVGGFLRAVAAALLLVGMDICLEPVAVQYDFWTWAYDVIPLQNFKGWFAVALILQVYFNRTDFEKRNPLVPFVYLLQLLFFFGLGWFIR from the coding sequence GTGTCTGCTTCCGAATCTACCCAACACCTGCCCGCCCCGCCGGTAGTGCCCGACACCAACCCGCGCCGCCTGCGCGTGGCCCAGGGCATTCTGCTGCTGTTTCACGTCACGGGCTTTCTGGGGCTGGCCTTTTCCAAGGACCCGGACTTCTACCTGCAGTTTGTGCCCCTGAACCTGCTGCTGACGGCCGTGCTGCTCTTTGCCTTCCAGCGCGACCGGGGCTTTGCCTTCCTCGGCTTCTGCATCACGACGATGGCCGTGGGCTTTTTCGTGGAAGTGGTGGGCATTCAGACTGGTAAGCTCTTCGGCCAGTATTCTTACGGGGCCACGCTGGGGCCCAAGTGGCTGGGGGTACCGTTGCTCATTGGTCTCAACTGGTTGATGCTGACGTATATGGCCGGTATTCTGGCCCGCTATTTACCCGTGGGCGGATTTTTGCGGGCCGTGGCGGCGGCCCTGCTGCTGGTGGGCATGGATATTTGCCTGGAGCCCGTGGCCGTGCAGTACGACTTCTGGACCTGGGCCTACGACGTCATTCCGCTTCAGAACTTTAAGGGCTGGTTTGCGGTGGCCCTGATTCTGCAGGTGTACTTCAACCGGACCGACTTTGAAAAGCGTAACCCGCTGGTTCCCTTTGTGTACTTGCTGCAGCTGCTGTTTTTCTTCGGCCTTGGCTGGTTTATTCGCTAA
- a CDS encoding TetR/AcrR family transcriptional regulator gives MNPTLRNTLLEEAIQLFQARGISDLSLEQIMQALDISPATFREMFRDKEDLVLQVTQHDIERQKREHAELYQRVDNAVARLLSLLEMGIRDLRKVKSPQYFSDLIQDFPQAWEMGQQHLAEYSMPQIHNLLNEAILHKSMRGDINIALVSKIIIEQLYMVLNEQIFPPSRYDVAEVFRSVYLYYIRGLCTEEGLKAASSYFARM, from the coding sequence ATGAACCCAACGTTACGCAATACCTTACTCGAAGAAGCCATTCAGCTCTTTCAAGCCCGGGGCATCTCGGACCTGTCGTTGGAGCAGATCATGCAGGCTCTGGACATTTCGCCGGCCACGTTCCGGGAAATGTTCCGCGACAAGGAGGATCTGGTACTGCAAGTCACCCAGCACGATATTGAGCGCCAGAAGCGGGAGCACGCCGAGCTTTACCAGCGCGTCGATAATGCCGTGGCCCGCCTGCTAAGCCTGCTGGAAATGGGCATCCGGGACCTGCGTAAGGTGAAGTCGCCCCAGTACTTCTCCGACCTGATTCAGGACTTCCCCCAGGCCTGGGAAATGGGGCAGCAGCACCTGGCCGAGTACTCCATGCCCCAGATTCACAACCTGCTCAACGAGGCTATTCTGCACAAGAGCATGCGCGGCGACATCAACATTGCGTTGGTCAGCAAAATCATCATCGAGCAGCTCTACATGGTGCTCAACGAGCAGATTTTCCCGCCCAGTCGCTACGACGTGGCCGAGGTGTTCCGCAGTGTGTACCTGTACTATATCCGGGGCCTGTGCACCGAAGAAGGGCTCAAAGCCGCTTCCTCCTACTTTGCCCGCATGTAA
- a CDS encoding DUF6952 family protein: MKIPVIKRLVETQTLESLVAAEEALLEEQQPAFEVEGEDEGEKLTHVFAAIFILNHMKDSGAEFKDALREYTKKVRVSIS, encoded by the coding sequence ATGAAAATACCCGTAATCAAGCGCTTGGTGGAGACGCAGACTCTGGAGAGCCTCGTGGCCGCCGAAGAAGCCCTGCTCGAGGAGCAGCAGCCCGCTTTCGAGGTGGAAGGCGAGGACGAAGGCGAAAAGCTGACCCACGTGTTTGCCGCCATCTTCATCCTGAACCACATGAAGGATAGCGGCGCCGAGTTCAAGGACGCCCTGCGCGAGTACACCAAGAAAGTGCGCGTGTCTATCAGCTAA
- a CDS encoding thioredoxin family protein: MSVTKATDSDFQQLLETHEKVVVKYYADWCGNCRLFSPKFKRMAQAEQNQNIKFVDVNAETSPAARKLANVTTLPFFAIFKDGELVDTVSASKEEAVADLINRLN, encoded by the coding sequence ATGTCCGTTACGAAAGCAACTGATTCCGACTTCCAGCAACTGCTCGAAACCCATGAGAAAGTAGTGGTGAAATACTACGCCGACTGGTGTGGCAACTGCCGCCTGTTCTCGCCCAAGTTTAAGCGTATGGCCCAGGCCGAGCAGAACCAGAACATCAAGTTTGTGGACGTGAATGCCGAAACCAGCCCGGCGGCCCGTAAGCTGGCCAACGTAACCACGCTGCCTTTCTTCGCCATTTTCAAGGATGGCGAATTGGTCGACACCGTTTCGGCCAGCAAGGAAGAAGCCGTAGCCGACTTGATTAACCGCCTGAACTAA
- a CDS encoding T9SS type A sorting domain-containing protein, protein MKHSLPLGSLFLLTALPTLGQGLSNQGAVISIQSGAQLAVVGDVTVSNGGTIDNAGTLSLTGNWTNNTTGGVLTPATGTVQLVGTTTQQIGGTGTTTFHTLDVSGATSAAQLTADISVGNSSGLLTLGANKLQLNTHVLTLNNGATSAISRTTGSLVSETNSTAGYGRLNWVIGSNTGTYTVPLSSGTTDVPMTANITAGGNSSGGLSFATYSTGPDNLPLPTGVTSLRGNSIYALDRYWIVQTNNYTLAPTSTLTFGYLTSEFNTAPNNITEGRLRLQRWNGSAWESPQGNVSVPNNTLTSDLQNTYGIFTGADQNNPLPVELREFTAQAKETDAVLSWTTASELNNEGFFVEVSVDSKTFQRVGFVAGKGTTNIAQQYRFTDVGAARRGSLQYYRLRQHDTAEGTDTYSPVRTVSFTQSKLAASLSAFPNPTDRAYTVRLTAAKAQTVQLTMYDALGRIVSQAPVALQAGENQLPTAFEASQPVGVYLLTAVIDGQVLRARLVRE, encoded by the coding sequence ATGAAACATTCTTTACCACTTGGGTCTCTATTTCTGCTGACGGCTCTGCCAACCCTGGGCCAGGGATTGTCCAACCAGGGCGCCGTTATCAGCATTCAGTCCGGGGCGCAGCTCGCGGTAGTCGGTGATGTTACTGTTAGCAACGGCGGTACCATCGATAACGCCGGCACCCTCTCCCTCACCGGCAACTGGACCAACAACACGACCGGCGGTGTACTCACGCCCGCTACCGGCACGGTGCAGCTCGTGGGCACTACCACCCAGCAGATTGGGGGCACGGGCACCACTACGTTTCATACCCTGGACGTGAGCGGGGCTACCAGCGCCGCTCAGCTGACGGCCGATATTTCGGTGGGCAACAGCAGCGGCCTGCTCACGCTGGGGGCCAATAAGTTGCAACTCAATACCCACGTGCTGACGCTCAACAACGGCGCTACCTCGGCCATCAGCCGCACCACCGGCTCGTTGGTGAGCGAAACCAACTCGACGGCGGGCTACGGGCGCCTGAACTGGGTTATCGGCTCCAACACCGGAACCTACACCGTGCCGCTGAGCAGCGGTACTACTGACGTGCCCATGACGGCCAACATCACGGCCGGGGGCAACAGTAGTGGCGGCCTGTCGTTTGCGACCTACAGCACCGGCCCCGACAACCTGCCCCTACCCACGGGCGTGACTTCGCTGCGCGGCAACTCCATCTACGCCTTGGACCGGTACTGGATTGTGCAGACCAACAACTACACGCTGGCGCCTACTTCCACCCTGACGTTTGGCTACCTCACTTCGGAGTTCAACACTGCTCCCAACAATATCACCGAAGGGCGCCTACGCCTGCAGCGCTGGAACGGCAGCGCCTGGGAAAGCCCCCAGGGCAACGTAAGCGTGCCCAACAATACGCTGACCTCGGACCTGCAGAACACCTACGGCATTTTTACCGGGGCCGACCAGAACAATCCCCTGCCAGTGGAACTGCGCGAGTTTACGGCTCAGGCTAAGGAAACTGATGCTGTGCTGAGCTGGACCACGGCCTCGGAGCTGAACAATGAAGGCTTCTTCGTGGAAGTCAGCGTGGACAGCAAAACCTTCCAGCGCGTGGGCTTCGTGGCGGGCAAGGGCACTACTAATATTGCCCAGCAGTACCGCTTCACCGATGTCGGTGCCGCCCGCCGCGGCAGCCTGCAGTACTACCGTCTACGCCAGCACGACACGGCCGAGGGCACCGATACCTACTCGCCGGTGCGCACCGTCAGCTTTACCCAGAGCAAGCTGGCCGCCAGCCTGAGCGCCTTCCCCAACCCCACCGACCGGGCCTACACCGTGCGCCTGACGGCCGCCAAAGCCCAGACCGTGCAGCTGACCATGTATGACGCCCTGGGCCGCATCGTTAGTCAGGCGCCGGTGGCACTGCAGGCCGGCGAAAACCAGCTGCCCACTGCCTTCGAGGCCAGCCAGCCCGTGGGCGTGTACCTGCTCACGGCCGTCATCGACGGGCAGGTGCTGCGGGCCCGCCTGGTGCGGGAATAG